In Halococcus salifodinae DSM 8989, a single window of DNA contains:
- a CDS encoding MFS transporter, protein MSEGETSDDPDRGTDRSTRYVAGALIAGVFFGGIGGGVAFPTLPALGEVLGIAPILVGLILSANRIVRLVMNTPAGQILDRLGTRRPMLVGFLLQGCAPFGYVLGIHSGLVPVLDAGGVFLLSRAVWGFGSAFVFVGAFSTITRVTTTENRGKWVGYMRGGQSLGFPTGLVVGGLITDTFGYTPAFLAAGAAGLFAFLVAFAVLPNIQPTTGSRSGLTDLPRMIRADVRIFTVGAVNFTVRLLFAGVLLSTVVLYAQQNGIEIAFLSGVGASGIVMALGVLCSSLTTVIVGSISDRLSNRALLTLPALAVFGCGFALLALVPTLASTLAGVALIGVGVGGSNPPLLAYLGDISPDNDTGKLGGVYNVFGDLGSSVGPLVALPLAEVVGFTVEYLACVGLVVFVGVLVAATLFGESSTVSSRAIPGDD, encoded by the coding sequence ATGAGCGAGGGCGAAACCAGCGACGATCCGGACCGTGGTACGGATCGCTCGACACGGTACGTCGCAGGGGCGCTCATTGCAGGTGTGTTCTTCGGTGGTATCGGTGGCGGGGTTGCCTTCCCGACGCTGCCCGCGCTCGGCGAAGTACTGGGTATCGCGCCGATCTTGGTCGGATTGATCCTCTCGGCCAACCGGATCGTCCGGCTCGTGATGAACACCCCCGCGGGCCAGATCCTTGATCGACTCGGCACCCGCCGACCGATGCTCGTGGGCTTTCTGCTCCAAGGGTGTGCGCCGTTTGGCTACGTGCTCGGCATCCATTCGGGACTTGTCCCAGTGCTCGACGCTGGCGGTGTGTTCTTGCTCTCACGGGCGGTGTGGGGCTTCGGCTCCGCGTTCGTGTTCGTGGGCGCGTTCAGCACCATCACACGGGTCACGACCACCGAAAACCGTGGCAAGTGGGTCGGCTACATGCGGGGCGGCCAGAGTCTCGGCTTCCCGACAGGACTGGTCGTGGGCGGCCTTATCACCGACACGTTCGGTTACACGCCGGCCTTCCTCGCCGCCGGCGCTGCGGGCCTGTTCGCCTTCCTCGTCGCGTTCGCCGTGCTACCGAACATCCAGCCCACCACCGGTTCTCGGAGCGGGCTGACCGACCTTCCGAGAATGATCCGGGCCGACGTTCGCATCTTCACGGTCGGCGCGGTCAACTTCACCGTACGGTTGCTGTTCGCGGGTGTCCTCCTCTCGACGGTGGTACTCTACGCCCAGCAGAACGGCATCGAAATCGCCTTCTTATCGGGAGTGGGCGCGAGCGGGATCGTGATGGCCCTTGGTGTGCTCTGTTCGAGCCTGACAACGGTAATCGTGGGTTCAATTTCGGATCGCCTCTCGAATCGTGCGCTCTTGACGCTGCCCGCGCTCGCGGTGTTCGGATGCGGATTCGCGCTGCTCGCGCTCGTGCCCACCTTGGCAAGCACACTTGCCGGCGTCGCGCTCATCGGCGTCGGCGTTGGAGGGTCGAACCCGCCGTTGCTCGCGTATCTGGGCGATATTAGTCCTGACAACGACACGGGCAAACTCGGTGGTGTCTACAACGTTTTCGGCGATCTCGGCTCCAGTGTCGGCCCGCTGGTTGCGCTGCCGCTCGCTGAGGTGGTGGGCTTCACCGTCGAGTACCTCGCCTGCGTCGGCCTGGTGGTCTTCGTCGGCGTACTCGTCGCCGCGACGTTGTTCGGTGAAAGCTCCACGGTCTCTTCTAGAGCCATCCCTGGTGACGACTGA